The Chryseobacterium sp. 52 genome includes a region encoding these proteins:
- a CDS encoding SusD/RagB family nutrient-binding outer membrane lipoprotein: protein MSLSETFGDIPYSEAINTNNFYPKYDDQKDIYKNVLTELALANTELSNLNMKMDVSGI from the coding sequence ATCTCATTATCCGAAACATTTGGTGATATTCCTTACAGTGAGGCGATAAATACAAATAATTTTTATCCAAAATATGATGATCAGAAAGATATTTACAAAAATGTACTTACTGAATTGGCATTGGCCAATACGGAACTTTCCAATCTGAATATGAAGATGGATGTATCCGGCATCTGA
- a CDS encoding alkaline phosphatase family protein: MKSLKNYLLILISFLSYNVFAQKNTPQKKVVFIIVDGIAEDMLSKAEIPNLNRIKKDGALLQAYVGGEKGGYSETPTISAVGYNSLLTGTWVNKHNVFGNDIKAPNYSYPTVFRLFKNQFPNKKTAVFSTWEDNRTKLIGENLDATGKIKMDFSYDGMEKDTVNFPHDTQSQYIRKIDSVVVNKAASYISQNAPDMSWIYLEFTDDMGHRHGNGDILYKAISYEDRLIGKIYDAVKEREAKHGEDWLFVVTTDHGRSASNGKGHGGQSDRERNTWIAINKPTLNTYAKNNRVAITDILPTITDFMGIKVPVAVRQEIDGIDLLKNRTAYQLKVSLSPDKILEVTWKTANPSTELAEVYITDTNNFKNGGTDSYQLVGKANLSTGKFTSKLKTDHSDIYKVVLKTKEGFLNTWITKHTK, encoded by the coding sequence ATGAAGTCTCTGAAAAATTACTTACTTATTCTTATTTCTTTTCTTAGCTACAATGTTTTCGCACAAAAAAATACACCACAAAAAAAAGTGGTTTTTATCATTGTAGATGGTATCGCTGAAGATATGCTGAGCAAAGCTGAAATTCCTAATCTTAACAGGATTAAAAAAGACGGAGCATTACTGCAAGCTTACGTAGGAGGAGAGAAAGGTGGCTACAGTGAAACACCTACCATTTCTGCAGTAGGTTATAATAGTTTACTGACAGGTACATGGGTAAACAAGCACAATGTTTTTGGTAACGATATTAAAGCCCCTAATTATAGTTATCCTACCGTATTCAGGCTTTTTAAAAATCAGTTTCCGAACAAGAAGACTGCTGTATTTTCTACATGGGAAGATAACCGTACCAAGCTGATCGGTGAGAATCTGGATGCTACAGGAAAAATAAAAATGGATTTTTCTTATGACGGAATGGAGAAGGACACTGTGAACTTCCCTCATGATACACAAAGCCAATATATCCGTAAGATCGATAGCGTGGTAGTCAATAAAGCAGCAAGCTATATCAGCCAGAATGCACCGGATATGTCTTGGATATATTTGGAGTTTACTGATGATATGGGACATCGTCATGGAAATGGTGATATCTTGTATAAAGCAATTTCTTATGAAGACCGGTTGATCGGAAAGATATATGATGCCGTTAAGGAACGTGAAGCTAAACATGGTGAAGACTGGTTGTTTGTGGTAACTACCGATCATGGAAGATCTGCAAGCAACGGAAAAGGACACGGCGGACAAAGTGACAGAGAACGTAATACCTGGATTGCAATCAATAAACCAACCCTTAACACCTATGCAAAGAATAACCGTGTAGCGATTACAGACATCCTGCCCACGATTACAGATTTTATGGGTATTAAAGTACCTGTAGCAGTTCGGCAGGAAATAGATGGAATTGATTTACTTAAAAATAGAACAGCTTATCAGCTGAAAGTCTCTTTATCACCCGATAAAATCCTTGAAGTTACCTGGAAAACGGCAAATCCTTCTACGGAATTGGCGGAAGTATATATCACCGATACGAATAACTTCAAAAACGGAGGGACAGATTCTTATCAGTTGGTGGGGAAAGCAAATCTCAGCACAGGTAAGTTTACGTCTAAACTAAAAACGGATCATTCGGATATCTATAAGGTCGTCCTGAAAACCAAAGAAGGTTTTCTGAATACCTGGATTACTAAACATACTAAATAA
- a CDS encoding alpha/beta hydrolase: MTVSKKKNVAVAAFTLLTLLFSCTDGRTIDGPGNLVPKTVDQDSSLPSIFANGAMLHSEAFGPENGTIVIALHGGPGGDYRYLLNAKDLATEGFRVVFYDQRGSGLSQRFPKKSYTSLGAGAADVMYDELHAVIAHYRKNPGQKVVLLGHSWGAILASGYAGKYPDDIQGLVLCEPGGLKWNDIEDYVKESRSFKLWSEILNDAAYMDQFISGKEDQHEILDYKMSMLASKNDITGEGVFDPSMSWRSGAVVMDALFDVGEKYNIDFSQGLQNYSGPVLFFYSERNKAYPDSWAQKITSSYYHPTIVKISGVGHDGIITNSNAWNNQTKPKIINLIEGL; the protein is encoded by the coding sequence ATGACAGTTTCAAAAAAAAAGAATGTCGCAGTAGCAGCTTTCACCCTTCTTACTTTATTATTTTCCTGTACGGACGGACGGACAATTGACGGACCCGGTAATCTGGTTCCCAAAACGGTGGATCAGGATTCTTCTTTGCCCTCAATATTTGCCAACGGAGCCATGCTCCACTCCGAAGCTTTCGGCCCTGAAAACGGCACCATTGTGATTGCGCTTCATGGCGGTCCGGGGGGAGATTACCGTTATCTACTCAACGCTAAAGATCTTGCTACAGAAGGATTCCGTGTTGTTTTTTATGATCAGAGAGGTTCCGGGCTTTCACAGCGTTTTCCGAAGAAATCTTATACGTCTCTTGGGGCCGGAGCTGCAGACGTTATGTATGATGAGCTGCATGCGGTCATTGCTCATTATCGTAAAAATCCCGGTCAGAAAGTGGTTCTTTTAGGGCATTCCTGGGGAGCGATACTGGCTTCCGGGTATGCCGGAAAATATCCGGATGATATTCAGGGGCTTGTTTTATGTGAACCTGGCGGACTTAAGTGGAATGACATTGAAGACTATGTGAAGGAGTCCAGATCATTCAAGTTATGGAGTGAGATCCTCAATGATGCGGCTTATATGGATCAGTTTATTTCGGGAAAAGAAGATCAGCATGAGATCTTAGATTATAAAATGTCGATGCTCGCTTCTAAAAACGATATAACAGGGGAAGGTGTTTTTGATCCGAGTATGAGCTGGAGAAGCGGAGCAGTGGTCATGGATGCGCTTTTCGATGTGGGCGAGAAGTATAATATTGATTTTTCCCAGGGGCTTCAGAATTATAGCGGACCTGTTTTATTCTTTTACAGTGAAAGAAATAAAGCCTATCCGGATTCCTGGGCGCAGAAGATCACTTCAAGTTATTATCACCCAACTATCGTGAAAATATCGGGAGTAGGTCATGATGGAATCATTACAAACTCCAATGCGTGGAACAATCAGACAAAACCAAAAATAATCAATCTTATTGAGGGTCTTTAA
- a CDS encoding helix-turn-helix domain-containing protein produces the protein MLYLSGVFLAFFLAFLLITKRNKSTADFILSVWLLAIGLNLAGHYMLLTNQYTLYPSFVFFGFSLPLVYGPFLYLYIKRQTSPERFSWKYLLHFVPLLLCNFLFLTFYLAPFQERVEIFKHHGREFETEMFLKLYSIYISGIVYVILSFWTLYRFRKNMVQQFSNTEKINFNWLLYLIIWITVIWGLVIFTEQVNIIYGAVTVFIVWLGYFGIKQVQVFNQPLPAFAGSTEKESFSFENKPEEAALSVEKKYQKSTLSVENIDDIHSRLMRLLDENKPFINPNLTLNELAAMLDVHPNSLSQVINSKEDKNFYELINEKRIEEFLSRISQPESRQYTLLSIAFECGFNSKTSFNRNFKKYTGVTPSGYQKTP, from the coding sequence ATGCTTTATCTGTCCGGAGTTTTTTTAGCTTTCTTCCTTGCTTTTCTTTTGATTACGAAAAGAAATAAAAGTACTGCAGATTTTATTCTGTCTGTATGGCTTTTAGCAATCGGACTGAATCTTGCCGGACATTATATGCTTCTTACGAATCAGTATACACTGTATCCGTCTTTTGTTTTTTTTGGATTTTCACTTCCTCTTGTGTACGGCCCGTTTTTATACCTTTATATCAAAAGACAGACGTCTCCGGAAAGGTTTTCCTGGAAATATCTGCTGCATTTTGTACCATTACTGCTGTGTAATTTTTTATTTCTGACATTCTATCTGGCTCCGTTTCAGGAGAGGGTAGAGATTTTCAAACATCACGGAAGAGAATTTGAGACAGAGATGTTTCTGAAACTATATTCCATTTATATTTCGGGGATTGTTTATGTGATTCTTTCCTTCTGGACGTTATACCGTTTTAGAAAAAATATGGTTCAGCAGTTTTCCAATACGGAGAAGATTAATTTTAACTGGCTGCTGTATCTTATTATCTGGATTACAGTGATCTGGGGACTTGTCATTTTTACGGAACAGGTTAATATCATTTATGGAGCTGTAACTGTATTTATTGTATGGCTCGGATATTTTGGGATTAAGCAGGTTCAGGTTTTCAATCAACCATTGCCTGCCTTTGCTGGAAGTACAGAAAAAGAGAGTTTTTCTTTTGAGAATAAACCGGAAGAAGCCGCTCTTTCTGTTGAAAAAAAGTATCAGAAATCTACTTTAAGTGTAGAAAATATTGATGATATACATTCGAGGCTGATGCGTCTTCTGGATGAAAATAAACCGTTTATTAACCCCAATCTTACTTTGAATGAACTTGCAGCAATGCTGGATGTTCATCCTAATTCTCTTTCACAGGTTATTAACTCCAAAGAAGATAAAAACTTCTACGAACTGATCAATGAAAAACGGATAGAGGAATTCCTAAGCAGAATTTCACAGCCTGAGAGCAGACAGTATACACTGCTTTCCATTGCTTTTGAATGTGGATTCAATTCTAAAACATCTTTCAACAGAAATTTTAAAAAATACACGGGAGTGACTCCAAGCGGATATCAGAAAACTCCCTGA
- a CDS encoding Crp/Fnr family transcriptional regulator encodes MKNILDEYSKYGPLFLVDEEHYEEFCGYLHETVYKKSDFFLKEGEECQYLGFLKSGFMRTFYINEGGEDVNFNFHFDHYFFTDYESILCHTRSKMNIKAVKDSEVLLLHKDDLQKLYKKDAYWQEFGRKMTEIIYLNAKKRIEELLYYSPEKRYNNLLTENPKIFQMVAQKHIASYLGVKPQSLSRIRNRTLKR; translated from the coding sequence ATGAAAAACATTCTTGATGAATATTCTAAATATGGACCTTTGTTTCTGGTGGATGAAGAACATTATGAAGAATTCTGTGGTTATCTCCATGAAACTGTTTATAAAAAATCGGATTTCTTTTTGAAAGAAGGTGAGGAATGCCAGTATTTAGGTTTTCTAAAAAGTGGTTTTATGAGAACATTTTATATTAATGAAGGCGGTGAAGATGTTAACTTCAATTTTCATTTTGATCATTATTTTTTTACGGATTACGAAAGTATTCTCTGTCACACCAGATCAAAAATGAATATTAAAGCGGTTAAAGACTCGGAAGTCCTGTTGCTTCATAAGGACGACCTTCAGAAGCTTTATAAAAAAGATGCCTACTGGCAGGAATTCGGAAGAAAAATGACCGAAATAATTTACCTGAATGCAAAAAAAAGAATTGAAGAACTTTTATATTATTCCCCTGAGAAAAGGTATAATAACTTATTGACCGAAAACCCAAAAATCTTCCAAATGGTTGCCCAAAAGCACATTGCCAGCTATCTGGGTGTAAAACCACAATCATTAAGCAGAATCCGGAACAGAACTTTAAAACGTTAA